The nucleotide sequence CTTGACGCGAGGCACGGTGCATACCATCGTGCGCCGATGCCCAATGATCGCACTGCGCGCTCGAACAATCGGCGCATGCTTGTCGCGTTGACGATCGTCACGGCGATGTCGTGGTACGGTTGCAGCGCCGTCACGAACCAGCACGAACAGGTCGCACTGCCGCCGCCCCCCGCATCGGTGACACCCGCGGAGTCCGGCTTCCTCACCGACTACTCCGCGTTGCGCGCTTCGGAGCAGTTCGCGTCGCTGCGCTTCTTCCGCGACGACGCGGCCAGGCGCGGCTTCCACAAACTGCTGCTGCGGCCGGTCGATGTCTGGCGCGGGTCGGACCATCGCCTCGACGACATTCCCGACGAGGACCTGCAATCCATCGCCGATTCGTTCTCGCGCGCGGTTTCCTCCGCACTCGGCCGTGATTTCCAGATGGTGACGCAACCGGGACCGGGCGTACTCGAGATTCATCTCGGACTGACGCTGGTTGCCGATCCCGCCTCGCACATCGATGCGTTCTCGACGAACGAGCCGGCAGCCGACGCCGCTCCGCGCAGCGGCAAGCTGGCCGACGCCACCGGGCGCTTCCTGCGCGAGTGCGCGTTCGAGGCGGAATTCTCCGAAGCCACGCCCGTAAAGCGCCCGGCTCCGGAAACTCCCAAGGTGCGCCACGAGGTGCGAATGGCAGTGTTCGATGCACGCCGCGGCGCCGAGACTCCGAAGGGCAACGTGCAGACCTGGGAAGATGTCGATGCGGTGTTCGCGAAGTGGGGCGCGTTCCTCGACGAGCGCCTGCGCGCGCTCGGC is from Candidatus Binatia bacterium and encodes:
- a CDS encoding DUF3313 domain-containing protein → MPNDRTARSNNRRMLVALTIVTAMSWYGCSAVTNQHEQVALPPPPASVTPAESGFLTDYSALRASEQFASLRFFRDDAARRGFHKLLLRPVDVWRGSDHRLDDIPDEDLQSIADSFSRAVSSALGRDFQMVTQPGPGVLEIHLGLTLVADPASHIDAFSTNEPAADAAPRSGKLADATGRFLRECAFEAEFSEATPVKRPAPETPKVRHEVRMAVFDARRGAETPKGNVQTWEDVDAVFAKWGAFLDERLRALGSGNFEPRLTAGKAAKPAAARHR